Proteins co-encoded in one Prunus persica cultivar Lovell chromosome G6, Prunus_persica_NCBIv2, whole genome shotgun sequence genomic window:
- the LOC18775590 gene encoding kinesin-like protein KIN-14I: MATEQVLPFSIVSVVEDVLQQHGSRLSDIDLASRKAEEASLRRYEAARWLRKTVGVVGGKDLPAEPSEEDFRLGLRSGIILCNVLNKVQPGAVPKVVEGPSDSVLIPDGAALSAYQYFENVRNFLVAVEEMGLPTFEASDLEQGGKSARIVNCVLALKSYNDWKQGGGIGSWKFGTNFKSPTSGKYFFRKNSEPFANSVTRTSSLGEKSLDSLSSEDINEASSSHALHMLVREVLFDRRQEEIPLIVESMLSKVMEEFEHRLASQNSLIKTASRDMTLSGPERSLSECSADMKVDDHEEKVAADIKEEEISDHEEGSKTESFKQKMLVDQQQKDIQELKHTLYDTKAGMRFLQMKYQEEFNSLGKHLHGLAHAATGYQKVLEENRKLYNQVQDLKGNIRVYCRVRPFLPGQSNRASTYDHIDDTSIKIITPSKYGKEGRKSFSFNKVFGPFSTQEEVFTDTQPLIRSVLDGYNVCIFAYGQTGSGKTFTMTGPRDITEESQGVNYRALSDLFLLSEQRKDTISYGISVQMLEIYNEQVRDLLSMDATNKRLEIRNSSQNGINVPDANLVPVSSTSDVIYLMNLGHKNRSVSATAMNDRSSRSHSCLTVHVHGKDLTSGSILRGCMHLVDLAGSERVDKSEVTGDRLKEAQHINKSLSALGDVIASLAQKNSHVPYRNSKLTQLLQDSLGGQAKTLMFVHISPELEALGETLSTLKFAERVSTVELGAARVNKDSADVKELKEQIATLKAALARKEGQGVQLQHSHSLSPERFRVKSAGSSPLHSSQKSTGDWSGGRRQQLEDFGNVEVRKNTASKPKRRSLDLHDMLRSSPPWPPIGSPGLSGKEDDKDSVLSGDWIDKVMVNKQENASGEENLLGIGCWDVDNRQLPEMFGPSSLPDPPKLYMENQNFRKLMANKEESQDYEVQRSRYEAATTDDSDELEAATSDCSEPDMLWQLNPLKATGIPNGLGAKPKKPSPRPVRSPETRSLIPSLIPSPSRKPPNGVNQPLHRTGRQAGPGEGKRRSGNAK; the protein is encoded by the exons ATGGCAACAGAGCAAGTATTGCCCTTCTCTATAGTTTCTGTGGTTGAAGACGTTCTTCAACAGCATGGGAGTCGTTTGAGCGATATTGACTTGGCTTCCAGGAAGGCTGAGGAAGCTT CCTTGAGAAGGTATGAAGCAGCAAGGTGGCTGAGAAAGACGGTCGGAGTTGTGGGGGGTAAAGATTTGCCAGCTGAGCCTTCTGAAGAAGATTTCAGGCTTGGATTGCGAAGTGGGATAATCCTTTGTAATGTTCTTAACAAGGTTCAACCCGGAGCTGTGCCGAAG GTAGTTGAAGGACCTTCCGACTCCGTTCTTATTCCTGATGGGGCAGCTCTATCGGCGTATCAGTACTTCGAAAATGTCAGAAACTTCCTTGTTGCTGTGGAGGAAATGGGGCTTCCAACCTTTGAAGCCTCTGACTTGGAACAG GGAGGAAAATCTGCAAGGATTGTGAACTGTGTTCTAGCACTGAAATCATATAATGACTGGAAACAAGGAGGTGGAATTGGATCATGGAAATTTGGTACAAATTTCAAATCACCTACCTCTGGAAAATACTTTTTCCGAAAAAATTCAGAACCCTTTGCGAATTCCGTTACAAGGACCTCATCACTGGGAGAAAAGTCCCTAGATAGTTTGTCCAGTGAAGATATCAATGAAGCA AGTTCCTCTCATGCCTTACACATGCTAGTCCGTGAAGTGCTTTTCGACAGGAGACAAGAAGAAATTCCACTC ATTGTGGAATCTATGCTGAGTAAAGTCATGGAGGAGTTTGAGCATCGGCTAGCAAGCCAAAATTCACTC ATAAAAACAGCTTCCAGAGATATGACATTGTCTGGCCCTGAAAGATCTCTTTCTGAATGTTCTGCTGACATGAAGGTAGATGACCATGAAGAGAAAGTCGCGGCTGATatcaaagaggaagaaatatCTGACCATGAAGAGGGATCAAAAACTGAGTCTTTTAAGCAGAAAATGCTGGTTGACCAACAGCAGAAAGATATTCAG GAATTGAAACATACTCTATATGATACAAAAGCAGGAATGCGGTTTCTACAGATGAAGTACCAGGAGGAGTTCAACAGCCTAG GTAAGCACCTGCACGGCTTGGCTCATGCAGCAACAGGATACCAGAAGGTTCTTGAAGAAAATCGCAAGTTATACAATCAAGTCCAGGATTTGAAAG GAAATATAAGGGTATACTGCCGAGTGCGGCCCTTCTTGCCTGGGCAATCAAATCGTGCGAGTACTTATGATCACATTGATGACACAAGTATTAAGATTATCACCCCTTCAAAATATGGCAAAGAGGGACGGAAATCTTTCAGTTTCAACAAAGTGTTTGGTCCTTTTTCAACCCAAG AGGAGGTATTTACAGATACGCAGCCTCTGATTCGGTCTGTTCTTGATGGTTACAATGTCTGTATATTTGCTTATGGCCAAACAGGATCAGGAAAAACTTTCACAATG ACTGGACCGAGAGACATTACAGAGGAAAGTCAAGGTGTAAATTATAGAGCACTTAGTGATCTATTTCTTCTATCAGAACAGAGAAAGGACACCATTAGCTATGGAATTTCTGTTCAGATGCTTGAAATTTACAATGAGCAAGTTCGGGATCTCCTGTCGATGGATGCCACCAACAAAAG ATTAGAAATTCGTAACAGTTCTCAAAATGGAATTAATGTACCAGATGCAAACCTTGTTCCTGTATCATCAACATCTGATGTTATATATTTGATGAACCTCGGGCATAAGAATCGTTCGGTGAGTGCCACAGCCATGAATGACAGGAGTAGTCGATCACACAG CTGCTTGACAGTTCATGTTCACGGGAAGGACCTGACATCTGGAAGTATTCTCCGTGGTTGTATGCATCTAGTTGACTTGGCAGGAAGTGAAAGAGTTGACAAATCTGAGGTGACAGGAGATAGATTAAAGGAGGCACAACATATTAACAAGTCTCTCTCAGCTTTAGGAGATGTCATTGCCTCTCTTGCTCAAAAGAATTCACATGTTCCTTATAGAAATAGTAAACTCACACAACTGCTCCAAGACTCACTTG GAGGGCAAGCGAAGACGCTCATGTTTGTTCACATTAGCCCCGAGCTTGAAGCTCTCGGAGAAACACTTAGTACACTCAAATTTGCGGAACGTGTTTCCACAGTTGAGCTTGGTGCCGCTCGAGTAAACAAAGACAGTGCAGATGTAAAAGAGCTCAAAGAACAG ATTGCTACTCTTAAGGCAGCCTTAGCAAGGAAGGAAGGACAGGGAGTGCAGCTTCAACATTCTCATTCCTTAAGCCCAGAAAGATTTAGAGTCAAGTCTGCTGGGTCTTCCCCTTTGCATTCTAGTCAGAAAAGCACTGGAGATTGGTCTGGTGGTCGCAGGCAACAATTGGAGGATTTTGGAAATGTAGAG GTTCGGAAAAACACTGCATCAAAGCCAAAAAGGCGAAGTTTAGATCTCCACGATATGCTAAGGAGCTCACCTCCCTGGCCACCGATTGGCAGTCCTGGATTGAGTGGAAAGGAGGATGATAAGGACTCAGTACTTTCTGGTGATTGGATTGATAAGGTGATGGTGAACAAGCAGGAAAATGCAAGCGGAGAAGAAAATCTATTAGGAATAGGATGTTGGGATGTGGACAACAGACAGTTGCCAGAGATGTTTGGTCCAAGCAGCCTCCCAGACCCTCCAAAGTTATACATGGAAAACCaaaactttagaaaattaatgGCAAACAAAGAGGAGAGCCAAGACTATGAAGTACAAAGGAGTCGATATGAGGCAGCCACCACGGATGACTCTGATGAGCTTGAGGCTGCAACTAGTGATTGCTCGGAGCCAGACATGCTTTGGCAACTTAATCCCCTGAAAGCGACCGGCATTCCGAACGGATTGGGAGCAAAACCAAAGAAACCTTCTCCCAGGCCAGTAAGGAGCCCGGAAACTAG GAGTTTAATTCCATCATTGATTCCTTCGCCATCACGGAAGCCACCAAATGGGGTTAATCAGCCTCTGCATAGAACTGGAAGGCAGGCAGGTCCTGGTGAAGGGAAGCGAAGATCTGGGAATGCTAAGTGA